The DNA sequence TCTGCGGAGGTATTCCGAGAGCGCATTTTCCCGCAATGTCAAATCGCTCCGGTGGGAAATTCCGGGGACATGAATTCCGTGCTTCGTCAAGCGCGCCGCGCTTTCCCTTTCCGGCCGCTGTGCGCACCCCTCCGGGCGCATGGAACGGAAGATCACCGCCACGATCCGGAGGCCCCAGTCCCGAATCTGCGTCCGCCCGCTGCCTGGTAAGGGGCGATCACGGCACGGTAGAGCTGTCCCCATGAGCACTGAGACGCGCACCACGGAGACGCGCACCGCCGCGCAGGAGACCGCCGCCGTTCCCAGGATCCTCGTCACCGGCGGCGCCGGGTTCATCGGTTCCCACTACGTCCGCACCCTGCTGGCCGGGGACGGACCGGAGCGCCCGTACCTCACCGTCCTCGACAAGCTCACCTACGCCGGCGTCCCGGCCAACCTCGACGCCGTCCGCCACTCCGACCGCTTCCGTTTCGTCCAGGGCGACATCTGCGACACCGAGCTGGTCGACCGGCTGGCCGCCGAGCACGACCAGATCGTCCACTTCGCGGCCGAGTCCCACGTCGACCGTTCCGTACGGGAGGCGGACGCCTTCGTCCGGACCAATGTGCTGGGCACACAGAGACTCCTCGACGCGGCGCTGCACAACGGTGTCCGGGTCTTCGTGCACATTTCGACCGACGAGGTCTACGGCTCCATCGATCACGGCTCCTGGACCGAGGACGCGCCGCTGTCCCCCAACTCCCCTTACGCGGCGGCCAAGGCGGCCGGCGACCTGTTCGCCCTCGCCTGCCACCGCACCCACGACCTCGACGTACGCGTCACCCGCTGTTCCAACAACTACGGCCACCACCACTTCCCCGAGAAGCTGATACCGCTGTTCGTCACCAATCTGATGGACGGCCTGGAGGTGCCGCTCTACGGGGACGGGCGCAACGTCCGCGACTGGCTGCACATCGACGACCACATCCGCGGCATCGAACTCGTCCGCACCCGCGGCCGGGCCGGCGAGATCTACCACATCGGCGGCGGCGCCGAACTGACCAACCGCGAGCTCACCGACATGCTGGTGGAGGCGGTCGGCGCGAAACCGTCGCTCGTCCGGCACGTCGAGGACCGCAAGGCCCACGACCGCCGCTACTCGCTCGACTGGAGCAAGATCCGCGACGAGCTGGGGTACCGGCCGGTCCGCGACTTCGAGGAGGCGCTGGCGGAGACGGTCGCCTGGTACCGCAACAACCGCGCCTGGTGGGAACCGCTCAAGCAGCGGGCGGCGCTGCTGCCGCCGACGAGCTGACCCGGTCTGGCCCGGCCCGCCCCGACCCGATCTGACCCGATGCCGAAGCCTCCCGCCCACCGGAAGTCCGGGACGGGAGGTTTCGTCCGAAACCGGATCACCAGGACCGGGGCGCGGACCTCCGGGGCAGCAGGAAGCTGACGGCGAAGCAGAGGGCGATGAGGCCGAGACCGGCCCCCATGGTGGCGGTGAAACCGGGGACGTAGCCGTGGGCGCGCCCGTCGGGGTGGGAGTCGCGGACGGCGAAGAAGACGGTGCCCATGACGGCGACACCGGCGGAGGCGGCGAGCTGCGCGACGGTGTTGAACAGGCCGGATCCGGACCCGGCGTGCTCGCCGGGAATGCCCTCCAGCGTGAGCGCGGCCAGCGGCGCGACGGTGAGCCCGAGACCCAGTCCGCCGACGGTGACGCCGGGCAGGAAGTCGAGCCAGGTCGCGCCGGGGCCAGCCGACCGCGCGATGAGGGCGAGGAGCAGGAAGCCGACGGCGAGGACGACGAGTCCGAGCTGCACGGTGACCCGGCCGAACCTCGGCAGGAGGACGGCCGCGCCGAGCCCGGCGCCGAGGACGGTGGCGATCGGCCAGGGCAGAATCGCGACGCCGGCGGCCATCGGGCCCATCTCCAGGCCGGCCTGGAGCAGTTGCATGAAGGTGAGGAAGAAGCCCATGACCGGCAGGAAGAACAGGAACTGCAGCAGCAGCCCGCCGCCGACCGGGCGCAGCCGGAACAGCGACATCTCGACGAGCGGCGTCCGGCCGGCGGCGGAGAGCCCCTTCTCGTGGCGGTGGAAGAGGAAGAGGACGGCCACGCCGAGCGTGAGGCAGACGTACGTCCAGGCGGGCCACGGCCGTTCCTCGCTGCCGGCGATCAGCGGGTACAGCACCAGGACGAGCCCGGCGCCGGAGAGGAGCATGCCCAGCGGATCCAGCCGGGGCCGGGTCCCGGCACGGCCTTCGGGCAGCGCCCGGGAGGCGACGACGAGCGCCACGACGCCCACCGGGACGTTGAGCCAGAACACCGCGCGCCAGCCCTGCCCGAACGGATCGGCCTCCAGCAGGGCGGCGCCGAGGATCGGGCCGACGGCGGAGGCGAGGCCGTTGAGCGAGGAGAACGCGGCCATCGCGCCGCCGCGCTCGTGGGGCGCGTACATCAGCTGGATCTGCGACAGCACCTGCGGCACCATCGCCGCGGCGAAGACGCCCTGGACCACACGGGTCGCCACCAGCGCTCCGGCGCCGGGCGCGACGGCGCACAGCGCGGAGGCCAGGGTGAACCCGGCGACACCGACGAGGAACACCCGCCGGTACCCGTAGAGATCACCGAGGCGCGCCCCGGTGACGATGCCGAGCGCGAACGCCAGCGTGTACCCGGCCAGCAGCCACTGCGACTGCGCGGGGGAGGCGCCCAGATCCTCGCGGAGCGAGGGAAGGGCGACGTTCATGATCGTGACGTCGAGCAGATCCATGAAGCTCGCCAGCAGGATCACGACGAGCGCCAGGGTCCGCGCCCGGCCGGACGCGGTGGGGGTGGCGGGTGGCGCGGGCGGGGCGGGTGGAGCGGATGCGTCGGTGGACATCCGGAATCCTCCGGTTCGGGGCTAGAATAGCTGCATCGCTAAGTATCTTATCCACGAAGCTAAAAGGGGATGTCAATGAGTGTCAAGCCGACGGCTGGAGGGGCGGGCGGCTCGGCGGACGCCCTCGCCGACCACATCATGCTGGCCATGACCGACCTGGCCGGCGCGCTCGGACGGCTCCACGACCGCATCGCCCAGCAGCTGAACGTGGCCCCCACGGACCTGCTCTGCCTCCACACCCTCGACCGTGAGGGCCCCACCACCGCCGGCACCCTCAGCACCCGCCTGGGCCGCACCACCGGCGCGGTCACCCACATGCTCGACCGCCTCGAAAAGGGCGGCTACGTTCACCGCCGCCCGCACCCCGAGGACCGCCGCCGCGTGATCGTGGAAGCCTCTCCCGAGGGCCTCCGCCGCATCGCCGCCTACTACAAGGGCCTCGACGCCCGCAGCCGCACCCTCGCTTCCGACTTCTCGCCGCAGGAACTCCAGGCGATCCTGCGCTTCCTGACGGGCAGCCGGAACGACGTCCTGGCGGAGACGGAGGAGCTACCGAAGTGACCGGCCCGACTGGGCCTGACCGGGGCCTGGCTGGGCCTTACCGGCCCCACAGGGCCACAGGGCCACAGGGCGACAGGGCGACAGGGCGACAGGGCGACAGAAAAATGCCCCTCCTGTTTAAAGAAGGGGCGCAACGTCAGAAGGACGTACTCGCGACCGGGTCCTCGGACGCAACGGCCTCGTCCTCCCCGAAGTCCGGGGCCTGGAAGGGGTTCGTCGTCGGAGGCGGCAGTTCGAGGGCCGAGCGGCGGGGTGCCCCTTCCGGGGCGGAGAACAGTGAGGTCGAGTCGATGAGAGGTCTCCCTTTGCGTTGCCGGCCCGGCGAAGGGCCGGCGTGCCGCAACACGGCACAGAGGTCCTAGAGTTTGGTCATTTTGGCGTACGGGCTCAGGATCCGCTCTTCGGTAGAGCCGAAATCCACGAGCACCGCGATCCCGTCCTCGACGCCGGTCACCCGGCCGAGTCCGTACATGTCATGCGTGACCTGGTCGCCCACGGCGAAGTCCTTGGGAGCCGGCGTGACCTTGGCCGCGAAGGGGCTGGTGGGCAGATGACGCTTGAGTGCAGCAGGCTTTGTCATTGCCCCCAGTATGCGCCCGGGACGGCCCCCTGCGCGGCCGTCGTCTGCGTCGATTCCGACACAGATCACCACCGCCAGCGCCCCCCACCCCAGCCACCCTCACACTGACCAGCAAAAAGACCCTCCCAAGGGGAGGGTCTGACCGTGCGCCCCCGGCAGGACTCGAACCTGCGGCCAAGCGCTTAGAAGGCGCCTGCTCTATCCACTGAGCTACGGGGGCCGGTGTGGTACGGCGGTGTCGCGGACGGCTGAAGCCCCGGGCTCGGTGGTGCCGTGACCTTGCCGGGGACAAGGATAGGGCTCCGCGTACCTCGTCCCGGTTGCTTCACCTCCGTGACACGATGTGGAGGTTCGGTGAAGCGGTCCTGATAATCGCAGGCGAGTGCGAATCGTGCACCGTTTTTGACGCCTCCTGCGGCGGGTGTTGTGTACTCGTTATGCCCGGGCCTCACTCGCCACGCCCCGCGCGGCATGGTCTATACGCTTCAAAAACACCTCAGAATTGGGCATTCTGCACATGTGGCGACCTTGGACGTACGGCCCCGGCTGATCGACGCGCTGTCCGCACTGCGGGACCGCGTCGAGGCCGCTCGGTTTCCGCTCCCCCTTCCCGGCGCCGTTCGCGCCCGTCGCAACCGTGCCGAGCTCCTTGCGCAGCTTGACGACTACCTCGTGCCCCGGTTGTGCGCCCCCGAAGCGCCGTTGCTCGCGGTGGTGGGGGGATCCACCGGGGCGGGGAAGTCCACGCTGGTGAACTCGCTGGTGGGGCGGCGGGTGACGGAGGCGGGGGTGCTGCGGCCGACGACGCGGGTGCCGGTGCTCGTCTGCAATCCGGACGATCACCACTGGTTCGCCGGGCCGCGGGTGCTGCCCGCGTTGCGGAGGGTCCGGGTGCCCGCGCGGGACGGGCTGCTGGAGGACGTCCCCGTAGAGGTGACCCCTACGGGTGACGAGGACGACGACCGGCCCGGGCTGCGGCTGGAGACCGACCGGGCGCTGCCCCGCGGGCTGGCGCTGCTGGACGCGCCCGACATCGACTCCCTCGTGGAGCGCAACCGGGAGCTCGCCGCGCAGCTGATCTGCGCGGCGGACGTGTGGGTGCTGGTCACCACGGCCACCCGGTACGCGGACGCGGTGCCGTGGCATCTGCTGCGGGCGGCGAAGGAGTACGACGTCACGCTGGTCACCGTCGTGGACCGGGTGCCGCACCAGGTGACGGGGGAGGTGGCGCGGCAGTTCGGGGCGCTGCTGGAGGCGGCGGGGCTGGGGGACGTCCCCCGGTTCACCATTCCCGAGCTGCCCGAGTCGGTGGCCGGCGGGAGCGGGCTGCTGCCGGTCACGGCCGTGGCGGGGCTGCGGGCCTGGCTGATCCAGCGAGCCCAGGATCCCGCCTCGCGGACGGTGGCCCGGGCCCGTACCGCCAACGGCGTGCTGGCGTCGCTCGGTTCGCGGCTGCCGGGGCTGGCCGGGGCCGCGGCCGGGCAGCACTCGGCGGCGGTGCGGCTGCTCCAGCGGGTCGAGGACGCGTACGGCCGGGCCGCGGACCGGGTCCGGCGGGACGCGGCCGGCGGTGAGGCGCTGGCCGGCGACGCGCTGACGCACTGGCGCGGCCACCCGCGCGACAGCACCTCCGACGAGCTGCTGACCGCCCTCACCAACGCCTTCATCGCCCTGCTGGCCTGCGCCGTCGACGCCGCCGACGAGGAGATCGCCACCGCCTGCGCCGGCGACCCGGCCGCCGTCACCGCGCTGGCCCCGCGGGACGCGGAGGGCGCCGCCGCCCGGATCGGGGTGGCCGTGCGCTACTGGCGCCGCTGCCTGGAGGAGCACGCGGAGGAGGAGGTGCGTGAGGCTCGTGGGGCGCGGGAGGTACGGCAGGTCCGGCATGTCCATGGTTCCGAACGCGGTGGGGTTCCCGACGCGGACCGGGTGACGGCGCTGCTCGCCGCCTCACTGCTGGGCGGACGGCGGGCGCAGTCCGCGAGCGAGGCGCTCGCCGAGGCGCTCGGCGCCCGGAGCGCGCTCCGGTTGCGCGAACGTGGTGGCGCGCTCCTCGACGCATGCGTGGATCGCGTCCTGGGGGCCGAGCGCGACCGCCGTACCGCCCCCCTGGAAGCCCTCGACGTCACCCCCGACCACCAGGTCGAACTCATCGCCGCGCTGTCCGTGTTGCAGAAGGAAAGGTGACCGCGGTGCACTCAGCCGACAGCCGCCGCGGGCCGGGGAGGCCGCCCGCGTCCGACGCCGTCGACCGCTCCTGGGACGACGGACTCATCGCCCGCCGCGCACGCCCGGAGCGTACGCAACCGGACAAGGCGCGCCAGGAACAGCGGGAGCGCGCGGCGGTCCCCGCGCGCCCGGTGCCGAGCGTCGCCACCGTCCTCGGCGGCACGCTCCTCACCCGCCTCGACGCCCTCCGCGAACTGGTCGGACTCTCCCGGGCGAGGCTCGACGGCGGGACGCTCGACCAGGCCGGACGCGTGCTGGAGGAGGCCGCCGTCCGGCAGCGGCACCCCCTCGACCTGACGGTCGTGGCCCTCGCCGGATCGACCGGAAGCGGCAAGTCCACCCTCTTCAACGCCCTCGCCCGCGCCCAGCTCTCCGAGGCCGGAGTGCGCCGTCCCACCACCTCCGCGCCCGTCGCGTGCGCCTGGACCGACCGCGCGGAGGGGCTCCTGGACCGGCTCGGGATCCCGGAGGGGGCGCGTCGCAAGCCGCCGCGCCCCCGCGACCCCGGGTTCGCCGGACTCGTCCTCCTCGACCTCCCGGACCACGACTCGGCGGCGGCCGGCCACCGCGAGCAGGTCGACCGGCTGCTGGAGCTGGTGGACGCGGTGATCTGGGTGGTCGACCCGGAGAAATACGCCGACGCGGTGCTGCACGAGCGCTACCTCCGCCCGCTGGCCGGCTACGCGGAGGTCACCTTCGTCGTCCTCAACCAGCTCGACCGGCTCTCCGGGGACGCCGCGGACCAGGTCCTGGACGACCTGCGGCGGCTCCTCGACGAGGACGGCCTGGCCCTCGGCGAGCACGGCGAGCCCGGGGCGGCGGTCCTGGCCCTGTCCGCGCTGACCGGCGAGGGCGTCGGCGAACTGCGCGAGGTGCTCGGCCAGTTCGTCACCCGCAGGAAGGCCGCCGAACTCCGCCTCACCGCCGACGTCGACGGCGCCTCGGCACGGCTGCGCCCCGTCTACGTCGCCGAGGGCCGGCCCGGGCTGACGGACGGGGCGCGGCTGGACTTCGAGGACCGGCTGGCGGAGGCCGTCGGTGCCCGCGCGTCCGGGCTGCGTGCCGAACGGACCTGGCTGCGCGGCGCGGAACGGGCCTGCGGGACGGTCTGGGGCCACGCCTGGCGGCACTACCGGAAGACCCGGGAGGCGCGGACGGGTGAGACCGGTGCGAGCAGTGGTGCGGACGTGGCACCGCCGCAGCGGCGCACGGCCTCCCGGCCGCTGGTCGAGCAGGCGGTACGCACCCTGGTGCACGAGGCGTCCGCCGGGCTGCCGGAACCGTGGGCGCTGGCCGTCCGCGAGGCCGCCGTCAACGGTGCCGAGGGGCTGCCCGAGGCCCTGGACGAGGCCGGCGCGGCGGCTTCCCTGCCCGCCGCGCGCCGCGGCGCGTCCGGCGTCCGGTGGACGGGCGGGCGGCGCGCGGCGGGGGCTTCGTCCGGCGCAGCGGAGGGTACGAGGACGGGCGGACGGCGTGCTTCCGGCCGGGGTACGGGCGGGTGGCGCACCGGCGGCAGGCGTACCGGGGACCGGCGTACGGGCGGCAGGCGGACGGGCGCCGGACGGACGCGCGGGGGCGGCGCGCCCCGGCTGGTGCGACCGCGGTGGTGGGCTCTGGCCACGGCTGCACAGGTGATGCTGGTGCTGCTGCAACTGGGTGGACTGGTGTGGTTGCTGACCGCGCTCTGCGGCGGCACGGAGGTGCCCTGGTGGGTGCCCGGCGGGCTGACGGCGGGCTGTGCGGCGGGGGCGCCCCTGCTGTCCTGGGGCTGCCGGATGGCCGCCCGGGGGCCGGCCCGGGGGTACGGACTGGAGACGGAACGCCGGCTGCGGAACGCCGCGGCGGCCTGTGGGCGGGAACGGGTGCTGGAGCCGGTGGCGGCGGAGTTGCTGCGGTACCGGGAGTTGCGGGGGCGGTACGTGGTGGCCGCGGGGGAGGGGTGACGTGGAGGACGGGTGATGCGGGGAGGGGGCTCCGGGCGGCGCGGCGGTGCGGTGCGTGCCCTGCCTGTGGAAAACCCGTTGGCCGTCCCTTGACGGTGAGGGAAGGGAGGGGGAGGGGAGTGAAGGGGCGGCTGTGTGCTCCTGTGAGTGACGGGTTTCTTCCGTGCGCTCGCTCGCTGTCCACAGGCCCCGACGGGCCTTGCCCGTCGCGTGCACGATGAGGTCACGGGCGGCTGCACCGCCCGTGCCGGGGGTGTGCCGCGCCGCGCGCGGGCTCCCGGACGTCGTGAAACGGGGGAGGCAGCGCGATGAACGAGACACTGGTGACGGTCGTGGGCAATGTGGTGACCCAGCCCGACTTCCGGGAGGCCGCGAACGGCGCGGCCCTCGCCCGCTTCCGGCTCGCCGCGACGGTGCGCCGCTGGGACCGGGGGCGGGAGGAGTGGGCCGACGCCTACACGAGCTTCTACTCGGTGTGGGCGTGGCGCACGCTGGCGAGCAACGTGGTCGCCTCGGTGACGATCGGCGAACCCGTCGTCGTGCAGGGGAAGTTGCGCATCAATACCCAGGAGCGGGACGGGAAGCGGTGGACGTCCGCGGACATCGACGCGGTGGCGATCGGGCACGATCTCGCCCGCGGGACCTCGGCGTTCCGCAGGGTGTCGCCGGCGCGGCCGCTGCCGGTCGAACCGGTGCGCCTGGCGGGCGTCATGGGGAAGGCGGTCACGGATGGGGAGGCGGCGCGGATGAGCGCGGTCGTGGGCGGGACGGAAGCGGTGCCGGCCGGGATCGCGAAGGCCGCCGGGTCACTTGTGGGCGGGCCTTCTGGCGGCAACCCTTCTTCCGTCGAGTCGCGTGCCGTCGGGGCATCTGCCGTCGGGCCACCTGACGTGGCGTCGGATCGTGAGGGCAGGGGAAGGCTCGGCGGCTCGTTGGTGCCGAGCGTGCCGTGAAGTGCGGCGTCCGGCTCGGGGATTT is a window from the Streptomyces mobaraensis genome containing:
- a CDS encoding single-stranded DNA-binding protein gives rise to the protein MNETLVTVVGNVVTQPDFREAANGAALARFRLAATVRRWDRGREEWADAYTSFYSVWAWRTLASNVVASVTIGEPVVVQGKLRINTQERDGKRWTSADIDAVAIGHDLARGTSAFRRVSPARPLPVEPVRLAGVMGKAVTDGEAARMSAVVGGTEAVPAGIAKAAGSLVGGPSGGNPSSVESRAVGASAVGPPDVASDREGRGRLGGSLVPSVP
- a CDS encoding MarR family winged helix-turn-helix transcriptional regulator, with amino-acid sequence MSVKPTAGGAGGSADALADHIMLAMTDLAGALGRLHDRIAQQLNVAPTDLLCLHTLDREGPTTAGTLSTRLGRTTGAVTHMLDRLEKGGYVHRRPHPEDRRRVIVEASPEGLRRIAAYYKGLDARSRTLASDFSPQELQAILRFLTGSRNDVLAETEELPK
- a CDS encoding dynamin family protein, which produces MDVRPRLIDALSALRDRVEAARFPLPLPGAVRARRNRAELLAQLDDYLVPRLCAPEAPLLAVVGGSTGAGKSTLVNSLVGRRVTEAGVLRPTTRVPVLVCNPDDHHWFAGPRVLPALRRVRVPARDGLLEDVPVEVTPTGDEDDDRPGLRLETDRALPRGLALLDAPDIDSLVERNRELAAQLICAADVWVLVTTATRYADAVPWHLLRAAKEYDVTLVTVVDRVPHQVTGEVARQFGALLEAAGLGDVPRFTIPELPESVAGGSGLLPVTAVAGLRAWLIQRAQDPASRTVARARTANGVLASLGSRLPGLAGAAAGQHSAAVRLLQRVEDAYGRAADRVRRDAAGGEALAGDALTHWRGHPRDSTSDELLTALTNAFIALLACAVDAADEEIATACAGDPAAVTALAPRDAEGAAARIGVAVRYWRRCLEEHAEEEVREARGAREVRQVRHVHGSERGGVPDADRVTALLAASLLGGRRAQSASEALAEALGARSALRLRERGGALLDACVDRVLGAERDRRTAPLEALDVTPDHQVELIAALSVLQKER
- a CDS encoding CarD family transcriptional regulator, encoding MTKPAALKRHLPTSPFAAKVTPAPKDFAVGDQVTHDMYGLGRVTGVEDGIAVLVDFGSTEERILSPYAKMTKL
- the rfbB gene encoding dTDP-glucose 4,6-dehydratase, whose protein sequence is MSTETRTTETRTAAQETAAVPRILVTGGAGFIGSHYVRTLLAGDGPERPYLTVLDKLTYAGVPANLDAVRHSDRFRFVQGDICDTELVDRLAAEHDQIVHFAAESHVDRSVREADAFVRTNVLGTQRLLDAALHNGVRVFVHISTDEVYGSIDHGSWTEDAPLSPNSPYAAAKAAGDLFALACHRTHDLDVRVTRCSNNYGHHHFPEKLIPLFVTNLMDGLEVPLYGDGRNVRDWLHIDDHIRGIELVRTRGRAGEIYHIGGGAELTNRELTDMLVEAVGAKPSLVRHVEDRKAHDRRYSLDWSKIRDELGYRPVRDFEEALAETVAWYRNNRAWWEPLKQRAALLPPTS
- a CDS encoding MFS transporter — its product is MSTDASAPPAPPAPPATPTASGRARTLALVVILLASFMDLLDVTIMNVALPSLREDLGASPAQSQWLLAGYTLAFALGIVTGARLGDLYGYRRVFLVGVAGFTLASALCAVAPGAGALVATRVVQGVFAAAMVPQVLSQIQLMYAPHERGGAMAAFSSLNGLASAVGPILGAALLEADPFGQGWRAVFWLNVPVGVVALVVASRALPEGRAGTRPRLDPLGMLLSGAGLVLVLYPLIAGSEERPWPAWTYVCLTLGVAVLFLFHRHEKGLSAAGRTPLVEMSLFRLRPVGGGLLLQFLFFLPVMGFFLTFMQLLQAGLEMGPMAAGVAILPWPIATVLGAGLGAAVLLPRFGRVTVQLGLVVLAVGFLLLALIARSAGPGATWLDFLPGVTVGGLGLGLTVAPLAALTLEGIPGEHAGSGSGLFNTVAQLAASAGVAVMGTVFFAVRDSHPDGRAHGYVPGFTATMGAGLGLIALCFAVSFLLPRRSAPRSW
- a CDS encoding GTPase, whose translation is MTAVHSADSRRGPGRPPASDAVDRSWDDGLIARRARPERTQPDKARQEQRERAAVPARPVPSVATVLGGTLLTRLDALRELVGLSRARLDGGTLDQAGRVLEEAAVRQRHPLDLTVVALAGSTGSGKSTLFNALARAQLSEAGVRRPTTSAPVACAWTDRAEGLLDRLGIPEGARRKPPRPRDPGFAGLVLLDLPDHDSAAAGHREQVDRLLELVDAVIWVVDPEKYADAVLHERYLRPLAGYAEVTFVVLNQLDRLSGDAADQVLDDLRRLLDEDGLALGEHGEPGAAVLALSALTGEGVGELREVLGQFVTRRKAAELRLTADVDGASARLRPVYVAEGRPGLTDGARLDFEDRLAEAVGARASGLRAERTWLRGAERACGTVWGHAWRHYRKTREARTGETGASSGADVAPPQRRTASRPLVEQAVRTLVHEASAGLPEPWALAVREAAVNGAEGLPEALDEAGAAASLPAARRGASGVRWTGGRRAAGASSGAAEGTRTGGRRASGRGTGGWRTGGRRTGDRRTGGRRTGAGRTRGGGAPRLVRPRWWALATAAQVMLVLLQLGGLVWLLTALCGGTEVPWWVPGGLTAGCAAGAPLLSWGCRMAARGPARGYGLETERRLRNAAAACGRERVLEPVAAELLRYRELRGRYVVAAGEG